In Phosphitispora fastidiosa, a single genomic region encodes these proteins:
- a CDS encoding PAS domain S-box protein, with protein MGVPELDFIRSVFDGIREGITVVDKDLNVLLVNRAKTDLHPDAMPIVGKKCYQAFHCQEEPCAGCPVVRAFETGRQQRIERLTVNNGLKEWLELYSFPMIGATGTVEYVAEHCRNITDRKEAEEALRESEERYRDLFENANDMVHILDHEGRVQYANSAWKSAMGYSDEEIKNLRIFDIVHPEYKPKLKSFFGRLMSGESIKNVAMVFVAKDGSLVNVEGNVNCRFQEGKPLSTRAILRDVTERKAAERKLRKAMDEATAANRAKSEFLANMSHEIRTPMNGIIGMTELALSTQLTPEQKQYLTMVNSSAESLLRIINDILDFSKIEAGKLSLEDVPFDLKELLSETVLSFAVTAYEKGVRLVHDVDSAVPRVLKGDPDRLKQVLVNLIGNAVKFSHKGEISIKAESVGGNSKGSPCSILFSIRDQGIGIPEDKIGRIFETFCQIDSSSSKRYSGTGLGLAISRKIVEMMHGAIWADSREGEGSTFSFTVRLLVPEKTNDVVPVDSPGSTTDRSEACLGCPNPVLDRQLTILLAEDNEINRKLTEVVLQRQGWRVLTVSDGLEAVNKAKSEVFDIILMDIQMANIDGFEATKAIREHERKVGKHTPVVALTAYAMKGDREKCLMAGMDGYLSKPIRMHELYDVIEKHLQTKPADLTGIAKNLEGNGQLLAELVNSFIDDFPGQLEQIRSFINAENIRAAGRAMHTFRGAASNFGAVEACRLALEIENLLQQGDVVGAAEVLSMLEKEMDSVKSYLGQL; from the coding sequence GTGGGTGTACCGGAGTTGGATTTTATTAGAAGTGTGTTTGACGGTATCAGGGAGGGTATCACGGTAGTTGATAAAGACCTGAATGTTTTGCTGGTAAACAGGGCCAAGACCGATTTGCATCCTGATGCCATGCCAATCGTTGGGAAAAAATGCTACCAGGCTTTTCACTGTCAGGAGGAACCATGCGCCGGTTGTCCGGTGGTCAGAGCTTTTGAAACGGGAAGACAGCAGAGAATAGAAAGACTAACTGTAAATAATGGGTTGAAAGAATGGCTTGAGCTTTACTCTTTTCCCATGATCGGAGCAACCGGCACAGTCGAATATGTGGCGGAACACTGCCGTAACATTACCGACCGTAAAGAAGCTGAAGAGGCCTTGAGAGAGAGTGAAGAACGCTACCGTGACCTTTTTGAAAATGCCAATGATATGGTACATATCCTGGATCATGAGGGCAGAGTCCAGTATGCCAACAGCGCTTGGAAGAGCGCCATGGGCTATTCCGATGAAGAAATAAAGAACCTGAGGATATTTGATATCGTACACCCGGAATACAAGCCAAAGCTGAAAAGCTTTTTTGGCAGGTTGATGTCCGGTGAATCTATAAAAAATGTAGCGATGGTATTTGTGGCCAAAGACGGGAGTTTGGTTAATGTAGAAGGGAATGTTAACTGCCGCTTCCAGGAAGGCAAGCCATTATCAACAAGAGCAATATTAAGAGATGTTACAGAACGCAAAGCAGCTGAACGGAAGCTTCGAAAGGCCATGGATGAGGCCACGGCTGCCAACCGTGCCAAAAGTGAATTTCTGGCTAATATGAGCCATGAAATCCGGACCCCTATGAATGGCATTATCGGGATGACTGAGCTGGCTCTTTCTACTCAGCTGACTCCGGAACAAAAGCAGTATCTGACAATGGTAAATAGTTCGGCAGAATCGCTCCTGAGGATAATCAATGATATCCTGGATTTCTCAAAAATAGAGGCAGGCAAGCTTAGTCTTGAAGACGTTCCCTTTGACTTAAAAGAGCTGTTAAGTGAAACTGTGTTAAGTTTTGCGGTCACGGCATATGAAAAAGGAGTCCGGCTGGTTCACGATGTTGATAGCGCTGTTCCACGGGTATTAAAGGGTGATCCTGACCGATTGAAGCAGGTTCTGGTGAATTTAATAGGGAATGCTGTGAAGTTCTCTCATAAAGGTGAGATATCTATCAAAGCGGAGAGTGTTGGCGGCAATTCCAAGGGGTCACCATGTTCCATCCTTTTTTCAATCAGGGACCAGGGCATTGGGATTCCGGAGGACAAGATCGGCAGGATTTTTGAGACCTTCTGCCAGATTGACAGTTCATCCAGTAAGCGGTATTCGGGAACCGGATTGGGACTTGCTATATCCAGAAAAATAGTAGAAATGATGCATGGAGCAATATGGGCTGACAGCAGAGAAGGTGAGGGCAGCACGTTCTCCTTCACAGTCAGGCTGCTTGTTCCCGAGAAGACAAATGATGTTGTTCCGGTCGACAGTCCCGGCAGCACGACGGACCGTTCCGAAGCGTGCTTAGGATGCCCTAATCCGGTACTTGACAGGCAGTTAACTATTCTCCTGGCTGAAGATAATGAAATTAACCGTAAGCTTACTGAAGTTGTTCTACAGAGGCAGGGATGGCGGGTTTTAACTGTTTCTGACGGCCTGGAAGCAGTAAATAAAGCCAAGTCAGAGGTATTTGACATCATTTTGATGGATATTCAAATGGCTAATATAGATGGCTTTGAAGCGACCAAAGCAATCAGGGAGCATGAGCGGAAGGTTGGTAAACATACGCCGGTGGTGGCGTTGACGGCTTATGCCATGAAGGGTGACCGGGAAAAATGCCTTATGGCCGGAATGGATGGGTATCTTTCTAAACCCATTAGAATGCATGAGCTTTACGATGTTATTGAAAAACATCTTCAAACAAAGCCTGCAGATTTAACCGGCATAGCCAAAAATCTTGAAGGGAACGGCCAACTGCTGGCAGAACTGGTTAATAGTTTTATAGATGATTTCCCTGGACAGCTTGAACAGATACGCAGCTTCATAAATGCAGAGAATATCAGAGCTGCGGGGCGTGCTATGCACACTTTTAGAGGGGCTGCTTCAAATTTCGGGGCAGTTGAAGCCTGCCGCCTGGCGCTGGAGATAGAGAATTTGCTGCAGCAGGGTGATGTGGTCGGAGCTGCAGAAGTGTTATCCATGCTTGAAAAGGAAATGGACAGCGTGAAATCGTATCTGGGGCAGCTTTAA
- the nuoE gene encoding NADH-quinone oxidoreductase subunit NuoE gives MEGELEQIQSAVGEVLAKFDSDSEQLLPILQGVQGRLGYLPREAMKMVAAAVEIPEVDVYSVGTFYNQFRLSPPGKNQVKVCMGTACHMTGGKIIMDSFERRLEIEEGETTKDREFSLERVACVGCCALAPVVLVNEEVEAKVRPTRVDGILLGLGKELPGKAAKAQPEEGDAR, from the coding sequence ATGGAAGGCGAATTGGAACAAATTCAGTCGGCTGTTGGAGAAGTTCTGGCAAAGTTTGATTCAGACAGTGAACAGCTTCTACCAATCCTGCAGGGAGTCCAGGGGAGGCTGGGATACCTTCCCCGGGAAGCTATGAAGATGGTTGCCGCTGCCGTGGAGATTCCTGAAGTTGATGTTTACAGTGTAGGAACCTTTTACAATCAGTTCAGGCTTAGTCCGCCCGGTAAAAACCAGGTTAAGGTTTGTATGGGCACAGCCTGTCACATGACAGGGGGCAAGATTATCATGGATTCCTTTGAACGCCGCCTGGAAATCGAAGAAGGCGAGACCACCAAGGACCGCGAGTTCAGCCTGGAAAGGGTAGCCTGTGTCGGCTGTTGTGCGCTGGCCCCGGTTGTTCTGGTTAATGAAGAGGTAGAGGCCAAGGTTAGGCCGACCAGGGTTGACGGTATCCTGCTGGGACTTGGGAAGGAGCTTCCCGGGAAGGCAGCCAAGGCACAGCCGGAAGAGGGTGATGCCAGGTGA
- a CDS encoding 2Fe-2S iron-sulfur cluster-binding protein → MSNNIGNNNGNNDSNNTGSNIGGKGKMVTITIDDKKYDVPEGRRLLWAALDNGIYIPHLCGIEEEEKPSAGCRLCFVEIDGLVNPVTSCTQPVKEGMIVRTRSKRIDRMVKNGFELLLSNHRIACGKCAANGSCELQKIAKERGLKLRVSRMRKLDNEAPVDDSLEKFSYDPAKCVLCGRCVWVDHNKAKVGAIGLVRRGMARRVAVFGETTLAESNCTQCGECVQACPVGALAMKKQ, encoded by the coding sequence GTGAGTAACAATATCGGAAACAATAACGGAAACAATGACAGTAACAACACTGGCAGCAATATTGGCGGTAAAGGGAAAATGGTAACTATAACGATTGATGATAAGAAATATGATGTTCCTGAAGGCAGGAGGCTCCTGTGGGCGGCCCTGGACAACGGCATATATATTCCCCACTTATGCGGTATAGAAGAGGAAGAGAAGCCATCGGCAGGCTGCCGCCTGTGTTTTGTGGAGATTGACGGGCTTGTGAATCCGGTCACTTCATGTACCCAGCCTGTAAAAGAGGGCATGATTGTACGGACCCGCAGTAAGCGTATAGACAGGATGGTTAAAAACGGTTTTGAGCTGCTCCTTTCCAATCACAGGATTGCCTGCGGTAAGTGTGCTGCCAACGGCAGCTGTGAACTGCAGAAGATAGCTAAAGAGAGAGGACTCAAACTAAGGGTCAGCCGGATGCGGAAACTCGATAACGAAGCCCCGGTGGATGACAGCCTGGAAAAATTCTCATATGACCCGGCCAAATGTGTTCTCTGCGGCCGTTGTGTGTGGGTTGACCATAACAAGGCCAAGGTGGGGGCAATCGGGTTGGTCAGGAGAGGTATGGCCCGCCGGGTGGCTGTCTTTGGTGAAACCACCCTCGCAGAATCCAACTGCACCCAGTGTGGTGAATGTGTTCAGGCCTGCCCGGTGGGCGCTCTGGCTATGAAGAAACAGTAG
- a CDS encoding NapC/NirT family cytochrome c codes for MDNLKTVKRPGPHKVGKYAIAAVISAGVFVLFMMLWYYVPAAGSNESAYCARCHAMTPEYLTWQQSSHAQFQCKDCHRESGMQNFLSYQGRIIGNIFYPAARDTGKNEDAGSKSGMAAVSDSACLGCHSENRSYSPSSDTVVPHEKHRKAGVGCAACHAGVAHGRIVERGMTDKVSPDEWNQALAKEQMDFKYTTPRMAVCLDCHGKRQVTEKCSVCHSRQIVPASHKSEGFERDHGQMAQDDFKPCNLCHSYSLTKPVDLLELSVREYIKTNSFCFNCHLQKPSTHKDEDFGKIHAELTKTRGIENCFGCHDLNENKNPQDRGPVNKVYCNSCHWFE; via the coding sequence ATGGATAACTTAAAGACAGTAAAACGTCCGGGTCCCCATAAAGTAGGTAAATATGCTATCGCCGCGGTAATTTCAGCCGGGGTGTTTGTTTTGTTTATGATGTTATGGTATTATGTGCCGGCAGCCGGAAGCAATGAGTCCGCTTATTGTGCCCGCTGCCATGCTATGACCCCCGAATACCTGACCTGGCAGCAATCCAGTCATGCTCAGTTTCAGTGCAAGGACTGTCACCGGGAATCAGGGATGCAGAATTTCTTAAGCTATCAGGGTAGAATTATCGGTAATATATTTTATCCCGCCGCCAGGGATACCGGGAAAAACGAGGATGCAGGCAGTAAATCCGGCATGGCGGCAGTTTCTGATTCTGCCTGCCTTGGCTGTCATTCAGAAAACCGCAGTTACAGCCCATCTTCTGACACTGTAGTCCCTCATGAAAAACACCGGAAAGCAGGGGTTGGGTGTGCTGCCTGTCATGCAGGTGTGGCTCACGGCAGAATTGTAGAGAGAGGAATGACTGACAAAGTAAGTCCTGATGAATGGAACCAAGCTCTGGCAAAGGAGCAGATGGATTTTAAGTACACCACTCCCCGTATGGCGGTGTGCCTTGACTGTCACGGGAAGAGGCAGGTTACCGAAAAGTGTTCAGTATGTCATTCCCGGCAGATCGTGCCTGCAAGTCATAAATCTGAAGGTTTTGAGAGAGACCATGGCCAGATGGCCCAGGATGACTTTAAACCATGCAATCTGTGTCACTCTTACTCACTGACTAAACCTGTGGACCTGCTGGAGCTAAGCGTTAGGGAGTATATTAAGACAAACTCCTTCTGTTTCAACTGCCACCTGCAGAAACCGTCAACACATAAGGATGAGGATTTTGGGAAAATCCATGCTGAACTGACTAAAACCAGGGGTATTGAGAACTGTTTCGGCTGTCATGACCTTAATGAAAATAAAAATCCGCAGGACCGCGGCCCGGTAAACAAGGTTTACTGCAATAGCTGTCACTGGTTTGAATAA
- a CDS encoding MarR family winged helix-turn-helix transcriptional regulator, with protein sequence MDFETLQTVDRDIGLFVAIVRELLSQGIVEEVCNEQLTVGQVRCLCLIMAHEVVTVGDVSRGLGISYPAATKAISRLSEKGLVIRKHDPEDRRNIFVEITPLGQEVTSKVKPEKLKRLGSLLNKMPPKDLKNLRRGIESFLLAAVTDDELFPQICLHCGKEHVENCILSSVKCRKIEGVKDGPG encoded by the coding sequence ATGGATTTTGAAACATTACAGACAGTAGACAGGGACATCGGACTTTTTGTAGCCATAGTGAGGGAGCTTCTTTCACAGGGGATTGTGGAAGAGGTTTGCAATGAGCAGCTCACAGTAGGGCAGGTCAGGTGTCTCTGCCTTATTATGGCCCATGAAGTGGTTACGGTTGGAGATGTGTCCAGGGGACTGGGGATAAGTTACCCGGCAGCTACCAAGGCCATATCACGGCTGTCAGAAAAGGGGCTGGTGATAAGAAAACACGACCCTGAGGACCGGCGGAATATTTTTGTGGAGATTACCCCTCTGGGACAGGAGGTTACCAGCAAGGTTAAGCCCGAAAAGCTGAAAAGACTGGGGTCACTGCTCAATAAAATGCCCCCAAAGGACCTGAAGAACCTGAGGAGGGGTATTGAGTCATTCCTGCTGGCTGCGGTCACTGATGATGAGCTGTTCCCTCAGATATGCCTGCACTGCGGCAAAGAACATGTGGAAAACTGTATTCTCTCAAGTGTCAAGTGCCGTAAAATTGAGGGTGTTAAGGATGGGCCGGGCTAA
- a CDS encoding response regulator, with amino-acid sequence MKTLIVEDDFISRRLLQAILSPYGTCDTAVNGKEAVEAFTRSWEGNCPYDLICLDILMPEMDGHEVLSEIRRTENQRNLNSAEAVKVIMTTMLKDPNNIMKAFKNNCEEYLSKPIEKQKLLQKVRKMGLIE; translated from the coding sequence ATGAAAACCTTAATCGTAGAGGACGATTTTATCAGCAGGCGTCTCCTGCAGGCAATTCTTAGTCCCTATGGGACATGTGATACAGCGGTTAATGGGAAGGAGGCTGTTGAGGCATTTACCAGGTCATGGGAGGGAAACTGTCCCTATGACCTGATATGTCTGGATATATTGATGCCTGAAATGGATGGTCATGAAGTTCTTAGCGAAATAAGGCGTACAGAAAATCAGAGGAATCTCAACAGTGCAGAAGCAGTTAAAGTAATCATGACAACGATGCTTAAGGACCCCAACAATATTATGAAGGCATTTAAGAATAACTGTGAAGAATATCTGAGTAAACCGATAGAAAAGCAAAAACTGCTCCAAAAAGTAAGAAAAATGGGTCTGATTGAGTAA
- a CDS encoding NADH-quinone oxidoreductase subunit NuoF, whose product MGSNYQELKNRASEKAGMLQEKPYVMVGTATCGRAAGALKILDTFKEQVQKHQIETEVIEVGCLGHCYAEPMVIVYKPGFPTLCYGNVDEGIASRLVSDFLVGDDPCFEFAMAALEPNDFFPTFADYPRGVYEQKIVLEACGLIDPEEIDHYIAREGYSALVKTLAAEPGAVVDEIKDSLLRGRGGAGFPTGRKWGICRDAEADVKYVICNADEGDPGAFMDRALLESNPHQLIEGLIIAAYAVGASQGYIYVRAEYPLAINRLRTALQQSRANGLLGENILGSGFSFDIRIFQGSGAFVCGEETALIASIEGKPGIPSHRPPFPAVSGLRGKPTLIDNVKTLSYVPHIIRNGADWFKGIGTPESPGTAIFALAGKVVGTGLVEVPMGTSLRTLIYDVGNGIKDDKAFKAVQIGGPSGGCLPESALDLTIDFDSLQHAGAMMGSGGLVVLDEDDCMVEIARFFLEFTQNESCGKCTFCRLGTKQMLEILTDITKGQGKPEDLDLLWELAEDIKAGSLCGLGKTAPNPVLSTLRFFRDEYEVHIHEGRCPARKCKDLITYRIVAQKCSKLCDACIASCPVEAVFTRPDMLKEIDLEKCVKCDNCLVTCLPLYDAVEKVSPPITVAVEGGSVSE is encoded by the coding sequence ATGGGGTCCAACTATCAGGAACTGAAAAACCGTGCCTCCGAAAAGGCCGGGATGCTGCAGGAAAAACCTTATGTGATGGTAGGAACCGCAACCTGCGGCCGGGCCGCAGGAGCATTGAAGATACTGGATACTTTTAAAGAACAGGTCCAAAAGCACCAGATAGAGACAGAGGTTATTGAAGTAGGCTGCTTGGGACACTGTTATGCGGAGCCCATGGTTATTGTATATAAACCAGGTTTTCCCACCCTCTGTTATGGTAATGTTGACGAGGGTATTGCCTCCCGCCTGGTTTCCGATTTTTTGGTTGGGGATGACCCCTGTTTTGAATTTGCCATGGCAGCCCTGGAACCTAACGACTTTTTTCCTACCTTTGCCGATTACCCGCGCGGAGTCTATGAACAGAAGATTGTCCTGGAAGCCTGCGGCCTGATTGACCCGGAAGAGATAGATCACTATATCGCCCGTGAGGGTTACAGCGCTCTGGTGAAGACGCTGGCTGCAGAACCGGGTGCGGTGGTTGATGAGATCAAGGACTCACTGCTGCGAGGCAGAGGTGGGGCAGGTTTCCCCACCGGCAGAAAGTGGGGGATATGCCGAGATGCTGAGGCAGATGTCAAGTACGTTATCTGCAATGCAGATGAAGGAGACCCCGGGGCCTTTATGGACAGGGCGCTCCTGGAATCAAACCCGCATCAGCTGATTGAAGGCCTGATTATTGCGGCATATGCTGTTGGCGCATCTCAGGGATATATCTATGTGAGGGCAGAATATCCGCTGGCCATTAACAGGCTTCGCACTGCCCTGCAGCAGTCGCGTGCCAACGGATTATTGGGTGAGAACATCCTGGGCAGCGGATTCAGTTTTGATATCCGGATTTTCCAGGGGTCAGGCGCCTTTGTCTGCGGAGAAGAGACTGCTCTGATAGCTTCAATTGAAGGCAAACCAGGTATCCCCAGCCACAGACCGCCATTTCCGGCAGTATCAGGACTGCGGGGGAAACCGACTCTGATAGATAATGTTAAGACCCTTTCATATGTGCCCCACATTATCCGCAATGGCGCCGATTGGTTTAAGGGCATCGGAACACCGGAAAGTCCGGGAACTGCCATTTTCGCCCTGGCCGGCAAAGTTGTCGGCACCGGCTTGGTGGAGGTGCCCATGGGTACTTCACTGCGGACGCTGATTTATGATGTGGGTAATGGTATTAAGGATGACAAGGCGTTCAAAGCTGTCCAGATAGGCGGGCCGTCCGGAGGCTGCCTGCCGGAATCAGCTCTGGACCTGACAATAGATTTTGACTCCCTGCAGCATGCTGGGGCAATGATGGGGTCAGGAGGCCTCGTTGTTCTGGATGAAGATGACTGTATGGTTGAAATAGCCCGTTTCTTCCTGGAATTTACCCAGAATGAATCCTGCGGCAAGTGCACCTTCTGTCGTCTGGGCACCAAGCAGATGCTTGAAATCTTAACAGATATCACCAAGGGACAGGGCAAGCCTGAAGATCTGGACCTGTTGTGGGAACTGGCTGAAGATATCAAGGCCGGCTCCCTCTGCGGCCTTGGGAAAACGGCTCCCAATCCTGTCCTGAGTACCCTCAGGTTCTTCAGGGACGAGTATGAAGTTCATATTCATGAGGGACGCTGTCCCGCACGCAAATGCAAGGACCTAATCACTTACCGGATTGTTGCCCAGAAATGCAGCAAGCTGTGTGATGCCTGTATTGCCAGCTGTCCGGTGGAAGCAGTATTTACCAGGCCAGATATGCTTAAGGAAATTGACCTGGAGAAGTGTGTCAAGTGTGACAACTGCCTGGTAACCTGCCTGCCGCTGTATGATGCCGTGGAAAAAGTCTCACCACCCATAACCGTGGCAGTGGAAGGGGGTAGCGTAAGTGAGTAA